One region of Faecalibacter bovis genomic DNA includes:
- a CDS encoding low molecular weight protein-tyrosine-phosphatase, translating into MKILMVCLGNICRSPLAEGILQAKVGDNHIVDSAGTGNWHVGEQPDRRSIAVAKKYGVDISDQRAMHFNPIFFEEFDLIFAMDKQNSIDLQQLARTEEERNKIKLILKEGLGVAQNVPDPYYEKDEAFDHVYQLLDKATDGLIEKYNL; encoded by the coding sequence ATGAAAATATTAATGGTTTGCTTAGGTAACATTTGCCGTTCACCTTTAGCAGAAGGTATTTTACAAGCAAAAGTTGGAGACAATCATATAGTAGATTCAGCTGGAACTGGAAATTGGCATGTTGGTGAACAACCAGATCGTAGATCTATCGCTGTGGCTAAAAAATATGGTGTGGATATATCGGACCAACGAGCAATGCATTTTAATCCAATTTTCTTTGAAGAGTTTGATTTGATTTTTGCGATGGATAAACAAAATTCTATCGATTTGCAGCAATTAGCTCGAACAGAAGAAGAACGTAATAAAATCAAATTAATTTTGAAAGAAGGTTTGGGCGTAGCGCAAAATGTACCTGATCCTTACTACGAAAAAGATGAGGCTTTTGACCACGTATATCAATTATTAGATAAAGCAACTGATGGCCTTATCGAAAAATACAATTTATAA
- a CDS encoding SAM-dependent methyltransferase: MTTAKVYLIPSLLGESPYNRVLPEFNLEVIRSINTFVVENEKSARKFIKQVCPEKVQADLDLYILDKDTDAQELFELVKLLDQGKTIGIISEAGLPAVADPGSQLVKVAQDKKIQVVPLVGPSSILMALMASGMNGQNFAFHGYLPIEKNERKKRLGQLEAESSKTGIAQIFMETPYRNNQMIDDLTKILRADTKICVACDITLETEDIRTRSIKDWKKEDYDFHKRPAIYVMQA; encoded by the coding sequence ATGACAACTGCTAAAGTTTATCTTATCCCAAGTTTATTGGGAGAGAGTCCATATAACAGAGTTTTACCTGAATTTAACTTAGAAGTTATTCGATCGATCAACACTTTTGTGGTTGAAAACGAAAAATCTGCTCGAAAATTCATCAAACAAGTTTGTCCTGAAAAAGTTCAAGCTGATTTAGATCTATATATTTTAGACAAAGATACAGACGCACAAGAATTATTTGAATTGGTTAAATTATTAGACCAAGGAAAAACAATTGGAATTATCTCTGAAGCTGGTTTACCAGCTGTGGCAGATCCAGGTTCACAATTAGTTAAAGTTGCGCAAGACAAAAAAATTCAAGTGGTTCCTTTAGTAGGACCATCATCTATTTTGATGGCTTTAATGGCTTCTGGAATGAATGGTCAAAACTTTGCTTTTCATGGTTATTTACCAATTGAAAAAAACGAGCGTAAAAAACGTTTAGGACAATTGGAAGCCGAAAGTTCGAAAACTGGAATTGCTCAAATCTTTATGGAAACACCATATAGAAATAATCAGATGATAGATGATTTAACGAAAATCTTACGCGCTGATACTAAAATATGTGTGGCTTGTGATATTACTTTAGAAACAGAAGACATCAGAACACGATCAATCAAAGACTGGAAAAAAGAAGATTATGATTTTCATAAACGTCCAGCTATATACGTCATGCAAGCCTAA
- a CDS encoding SanA/YdcF family protein, with amino-acid sequence MRIGKFIITRVTALFIIGTLSLLVFLICLQAYTSRFIFQDKFDIPSKYRVGVVYGAKLNPDGTPGTYLKDRLDTALDLYYSDKINIIILSGERLNHNFNEIDVMEQYILDNGVPIENTYIDAGGLDTYSTVYRVKNIFQFDKVIYITQNFHLTRATFLGKMMGVDCIGYNADRSKYKNLNEHKFREVFANIKAVLDFSKDRQPDVLVDSKDSIN; translated from the coding sequence ATGCGAATAGGAAAATTTATAATTACAAGAGTTACAGCACTATTTATAATAGGTACATTGTCTCTTCTTGTATTTCTTATCTGCTTACAAGCCTATACTTCACGATTTATTTTTCAAGATAAATTTGATATTCCATCTAAATATAGAGTAGGAGTAGTGTATGGTGCAAAATTAAATCCGGACGGAACTCCTGGAACTTATTTAAAAGATAGGTTAGACACGGCTTTGGATTTATACTATTCGGATAAGATTAATATAATTATATTATCTGGTGAACGATTAAATCATAATTTTAATGAAATTGATGTGATGGAGCAATACATTTTGGATAATGGCGTTCCGATTGAAAATACTTACATCGATGCAGGTGGTTTAGATACTTATAGTACAGTTTATAGGGTAAAAAATATCTTTCAGTTTGATAAAGTGATTTACATTACTCAAAATTTTCATTTAACTCGAGCAACTTTTTTAGGTAAAATGATGGGGGTAGATTGTATTGGATATAATGCGGATCGATCAAAATATAAAAACCTCAATGAACATAAATTCAGAGAGGTTTTTGCAAATATTAAAGCTGTTCTTGATTTTTCTAAAGATCGTCAACCTGATGTTTTAGTTGATAGTAAAGATTCTATCAATTAG
- a CDS encoding HipA family kinase, with the protein MNKIDLRTVTVERYLQALREGGSLPALADADDGFKYVLKFKGAGHGPRMLISELLGGEIARKLGFKVPELVFASLDVDFGRTEADEEIQDLLKFSEGTNLALHFLSGAINYDPAVMTIDDKLASQIVWLDAFITNVDRTYRNTNMLMWNKELWLIDHGAAYYFHHSWDNWEASAKTKFPQIKDHVLLRNATKLEEVDAEFKAILTCDFVDELVDLIPDEWLETEAYHMTEDQMRSIYKTFIKIRLENSINFINEANDARKNLI; encoded by the coding sequence ATGAATAAGATAGATTTAAGAACAGTTACTGTAGAGCGTTATTTACAGGCTTTAAGAGAAGGTGGATCGCTTCCTGCATTAGCTGATGCTGATGATGGTTTTAAATATGTTTTAAAATTTAAAGGAGCTGGACACGGACCTCGTATGTTAATTTCTGAATTATTAGGTGGTGAAATTGCTCGTAAATTAGGTTTTAAAGTGCCTGAATTAGTTTTTGCTTCATTGGATGTTGATTTTGGAAGAACTGAAGCTGATGAGGAAATTCAGGATTTGTTAAAATTTAGTGAAGGAACAAATTTAGCTTTACATTTTTTATCCGGAGCAATCAATTACGATCCAGCGGTAATGACAATTGATGACAAATTAGCTTCGCAAATCGTTTGGTTAGATGCTTTTATAACCAATGTAGACCGTACCTATCGCAATACAAATATGTTGATGTGGAATAAAGAATTATGGTTAATTGATCATGGTGCTGCTTATTATTTTCATCATTCTTGGGATAATTGGGAAGCTTCTGCTAAAACAAAATTCCCACAAATTAAAGATCATGTTTTACTAAGAAATGCAACGAAACTTGAAGAAGTTGATGCTGAATTTAAAGCAATTTTAACGTGTGATTTTGTTGATGAATTAGTGGATTTAATTCCTGATGAATGGTTAGAAACAGAAGCTTATCACATGACTGAAGATCAAATGCGTTCGATATACAAAACGTTTATCAAAATAAGATTAGAAAACTCTATTAACTTTATAAATGAAGCCAACGATGCAAGAAAAAATCTTATATGA
- a CDS encoding DUF3037 domain-containing protein has translation MQEKILYEYSIIRFVPKVEREEFINVGVIIFSKRENYLKVKYFINDQRINAFAHDFDLSFIDSNLKALSQIAEGSNPFSDVSKFEIHERFRWLTAVRSSCIQTSRPHPGKTFNLDRKLDELYKEHVV, from the coding sequence ATGCAAGAAAAAATCTTATATGAGTATTCAATCATTCGCTTTGTTCCTAAGGTAGAGCGAGAAGAATTTATAAATGTTGGTGTGATTATTTTTTCGAAGCGTGAAAATTATTTAAAAGTCAAATACTTTATCAATGATCAGCGAATTAATGCCTTTGCTCATGATTTTGATTTGAGTTTTATAGATTCCAATCTAAAAGCATTAAGTCAAATTGCGGAAGGTTCTAATCCTTTTTCTGATGTTTCTAAATTTGAAATTCACGAACGTTTTCGTTGGTTAACTGCCGTTAGAAGTTCTTGTATCCAAACCTCTCGTCCGCATCCAGGAAAAACTTTTAATCTTGATCGTAAACTTGACGAATTATATAAAGAACACGTTGTTTAA
- a CDS encoding single-stranded DNA-binding protein encodes MSTLRNRVQLIGHVGQDPEIKILENNKKLARLSLATNESYSNAKGEKVEQTTWHNLVVWGNLSSIVEQHVTKGKQIAVEGKLSYNDFTTKEGIVKHVAEIVVEEIVLL; translated from the coding sequence ATGAGTACATTAAGAAACAGAGTTCAGTTAATTGGACACGTAGGACAAGATCCAGAAATAAAAATTTTAGAAAACAACAAGAAATTAGCTCGATTGAGTTTAGCGACAAACGAAAGCTATTCCAATGCTAAAGGTGAAAAAGTAGAACAAACTACTTGGCATAATTTAGTCGTTTGGGGTAATTTGTCTAGTATCGTTGAGCAGCACGTTACAAAAGGGAAGCAAATCGCTGTCGAAGGAAAATTGTCTTATAACGATTTTACAACGAAAGAAGGTATTGTGAAACATGTAGCTGAGATAGTCGTAGAAGAAATTGTATTGTTGTGA
- a CDS encoding aminotransferase class V-fold PLP-dependent enzyme yields the protein MSLDIQYIRSQFPILNREVNGKPLVYFDNGATSQKPKVVLDILNEYYEKYNANVHRGIHTLSQEATDLMEESRRKIQAFINAKHDHEVIFTRGTTESINLVANTIGQLLTADDEIIITEIEHHSNIVPWQLVTQRTGAKLKYIPLTAEGTLDIDKLDDLLTDKTKLVCVNQVSNALGVVNPIETIIEKAHAKGAWVLIDGAQSVPHTKIDVQALDADFLAFSGHKMYGPTGIGILYGKEEILNQLPPFHGGGEMIKDVTMEVSTYACLPFKFEAGTPDVAGIIGLGAAVDFINEIGIDAIHAYEDELVEYTIERLSEFEEVEIYAKDAKHAGAVSFNLKLDGVHSSDVGMILDKKGIAVRTGHHCAQPIMHHFGIPGTVRASFGIYNTKEEVDIFIDGLKTAIRMLG from the coding sequence ATGTCATTAGATATTCAATATATAAGAAGTCAATTCCCTATTTTAAATCGTGAAGTTAACGGGAAACCATTAGTTTATTTTGATAACGGAGCAACTTCTCAAAAGCCTAAAGTTGTATTAGATATTTTAAACGAATATTACGAAAAATACAATGCCAATGTTCACCGTGGAATTCATACGTTAAGTCAAGAAGCAACGGATTTAATGGAAGAATCTCGTCGTAAGATTCAAGCATTTATCAATGCGAAACACGATCACGAGGTAATTTTCACACGTGGAACAACAGAATCAATCAATTTAGTAGCCAATACAATTGGACAATTATTAACGGCTGATGACGAGATTATCATTACAGAAATTGAACATCACTCGAATATTGTGCCTTGGCAATTGGTAACGCAAAGAACTGGAGCAAAATTAAAATACATTCCATTAACAGCTGAAGGAACTTTAGACATTGATAAATTAGATGATTTATTGACGGATAAAACGAAATTAGTTTGTGTAAATCAAGTATCGAATGCGTTAGGAGTTGTTAATCCAATTGAAACAATTATCGAAAAAGCACATGCTAAAGGTGCTTGGGTTTTAATTGATGGAGCGCAATCGGTTCCGCATACAAAAATTGATGTTCAAGCTTTAGATGCTGATTTCTTAGCATTTTCTGGACATAAAATGTACGGACCAACTGGAATCGGAATTTTATATGGAAAAGAAGAAATCTTAAATCAATTACCACCCTTCCACGGAGGAGGAGAGATGATTAAAGATGTAACGATGGAAGTTTCTACATACGCTTGTTTACCATTCAAATTCGAAGCAGGTACGCCTGATGTTGCTGGAATTATTGGTTTAGGAGCTGCTGTGGATTTTATCAATGAAATCGGTATTGATGCGATTCACGCTTACGAAGACGAATTAGTTGAATATACAATCGAGCGTTTATCTGAATTTGAAGAAGTTGAAATATATGCAAAAGATGCAAAACACGCAGGAGCAGTTTCTTTCAATTTAAAATTAGATGGAGTTCACTCTTCTGATGTCGGAATGATCTTAGACAAAAAAGGAATTGCTGTTCGTACAGGTCATCATTGTGCACAGCCAATTATGCACCATTTTGGGATTCCAGGAACAGTTCGCGCTTCTTTTGGTATCTACAATACCAAAGAAGAAGTAGATATCTTTATCGATGGCTTAAAAACAGCCATCCGAATGTTAGGATAA